A single region of the Acidobacteriota bacterium genome encodes:
- a CDS encoding XisI protein, producing the protein MDQLTKYRELIKQILTEYVTLTKRTKTTGPESQLLMDDVRGHYMWLKLGWEKGRRVQYITVYVRLCDGKLWIEEDWTEDGIATELLRAGVPQEDIVLAFNAPDSRSQTESVAA; encoded by the coding sequence ATGGATCAACTAACCAAATACCGCGAACTCATCAAACAAATCCTGACTGAATATGTCACCCTAACGAAGCGCACTAAGACGACAGGGCCCGAATCACAGTTGTTGATGGATGACGTGCGGGGTCATTACATGTGGCTCAAATTGGGTTGGGAAAAGGGACGGCGCGTGCAATACATCACTGTTTACGTGCGCCTGTGTGATGGGAAACTCTGGATCGAAGAGGACTGGACGGAAGACGGTATTGCCACCGAGTTGCTGCGTGCGGGCGTCCCCCAAGAAGACATCGTGCTGGCCTTTAACGCGCCAGATTCCAGGTCGCAGACGGAATCGGTTGCTGCTTAG